A window of the Microplitis mediator isolate UGA2020A chromosome 5, iyMicMedi2.1, whole genome shotgun sequence genome harbors these coding sequences:
- the LOC130667612 gene encoding nuclear hormone receptor FTZ-F1 beta: protein MSEQNGPTEGPGWWPPAQSWKSTSTSGSSRTIEAGKNVSVTTINVPPVHEMHDVKSVKYLSGQNGVTVSVVSSCGSSPSPITNPAESSSIDDLGDSDGEVSKIDFRGVNLRTKKKRDGESECPSVDDSHHQQPERPMSWEGELSDQEMSSNTITNQDHEETSMEGVQVCSASPGPQEQKFPIKPEPDFRSSPGLGIGSHVDASMPLSHAQQLHHHHHHHQHQQQHHQQRELEQNQQSDLPLLVGKLLGGYNSSTPNHSPVLNPRHHLTKHSHTRSQVPSPDSAIHSAYSVFSSPTQSPHAARHSALGAGSPVPSSSLSLSRHSFNNSTSSLSLSLSHSLSRNNSDASSSCYSYGSLSPPTHSPVQQPRHAHHHQHHHQVPQGSPLHLPATSATNAHHYSNVSELGSETHSEADQEDCKIPSAPSGISTRQQLINSPCPICGDKISGFHYGIFSCESCKGFFKRTVQNRKNYVCLRGAGCPVTVATRKKCPACRFDKCLNMGMKLEAIREDRTRGGRSTYQCTYTLPANLIGSSAGGIPGEKMSGSCGSPAPPGEHHHSTRHHWNHSHKIQVVPQLLQDIMDVEHLWHYNDNDRMSQASGSNGSNHPDTCGLGSGSGPGAGNIDSNTNGSNNSSSNSNNNSNNNNNSNNNNNNNNNNSNNNNESRRAESRPSSVAPTNPTNHEQQTSSTSGLSSTDNSTSGASNPSSDTTGQQPDPLSNLCNIADHRLYKIVKWCKSLPLFKNISIDDQICLLINSWCELLLFSCCFRSMSTPGEIRVSLGKSITLEQARQLGLATCIERMLAFTNNLRRLRVDQYEYVAMKVIVLLTSDTSELKEPEKVRASQEKALQALQQYTIARYPEMPAKFGELLLRIPDLQRTCQVGKELLSQKRAEGEGSSFNLLMELLRGDH from the exons ATGTCGGAGCAAAACGGGCCCACGGAGGGCCCGGGCTGGTGGCCACCGGCACAGTCGTGGAAGTCGACTTCTACAAGCGGCTCATCCCGCACCATCGAGGCTGGAAAAAATGTCTCTGTGACGACTATCAATGTGCCACCGGTCCACGAGATGCAcgatg TCAAAAGTGTTAAGTATCTGAGTGGTCAGAATGGCGTGACTGTATCAGTAGTCTCTTCGTGTGGGAGCAGCCCAAGTCCAATAACGAACCCCGCAGAATCGAGCTCGATCGATGACCTTGGAGATAGCGATGGCGAAGTGAGCAAGATTGACTTCCGCGGAGTTAATTTacgtacgaaaaaaaaacgtgatgGGGAGTCTGAGTGCCCGAGCGTCGATGACTCACATCACCAGCAACCAGAACGTCCGATGTCGTGGGAGGGCGAGCTCTCGGACCAAGAAATGTCTTCCAATACAATCACTAATCAAGACCACGAGGAAACTTCGATGGAGGGCGTCCAGGTTTGCAGCGCGAGTCCTGGTCCTCAGGAACAAAAGTTTCCTATAAAACCGGAGCCGGACTTTAGATCGAGTCCAGGTCTAGGTATCGGTTCACACGTGGACGCGTCAATGCCGCTGTCACACGCTCAGCAGctccatcatcatcatcatcaccatcagCACCAACAGCAGCACCATCAGCAACGTGAGCTCGAGCAAAACCAGCAAAGCGACTTACCTCTGCTCGTGGGTAAACTTCTGGGTGGCTACAACAGTTCCACTCCTAATCACAGCCCCGTTCTAAACCCCCGTCATCACTTGACGAAACACAGTCACACGAGGTCACAAGTTCCGTCCCCAGACTCAGCAATACACTCGGCCTACAGCGTCTTCAGTTCGCCGACCCAGAGTCCACACGCAGCCCGGCACTCAGCTCTGGGTGCCGGTAGTCCAGTTCCTTCCTCATCACTCTCGCTGTCACGACACAGCTTCAATAATTCCACGTCCTCGCTCTCCCTATCTCTGTCTCACTCCTTGTCACGGAATAATTCCGATGCCTCGAGCAGTTGCTACAGCTACGGCTCTCTGAGTCCGCCCACTCACTCGCCCGTCCAGCAGCCAAGGCACGCCCATCATCATCAGCATCATCACCAAGTACCACAGGGTAGTCCTTTACACCTGCCAGCAACCTCAGCTACCAACGCCCACCACTACTCAAATGTTTCCGAGCTCGGGTCAGAAACCCACTCCGAGGCTGATCAAGAGGACTGCAAAATTCCATCCGCACCCTCTGGTATCTCAACAAGGCAACAGCTCATCAACAGTCCCTGTCCAATATGCGGTGACAAGATAAGCGGCTTCCACTATGGAATTTTCTCATGCGAGTCATGCAAGGGCTTTTTCAAACGCACTGTCCAGAACAGGAAAAATTACGTTTGCCTGAGAGGCGCAGGATGTCCCGTGACTGTGGCAACCAGGAAAAAGTGCCCGGCCTGTCGGTTTGACAAGTGCCTCAACATGGGAATGAAGTTGGAGGCGATTCGCGAGGACAGAACCCGCGGCGGCAGGAGTACCTACCAGTGCACGTACACGCTGCCAGCAAATCTCATAGGCAGCTCCGCCGGGGGGATTCCCGGCGAAAAAATGTCTGGTAGTTGTGGCAGTCCAGCACCACCCGGCGAACATCATCATTCCACACGGCATCACTGGAATCACTCCCACAAGATCCAGGTAGTTCCCCAGTTGCTCCAGGACATCATGGACGTCGAACACTTATGGCACTACAACGATAATGATCGAATGAGCCAAGCGAGCGGATCAAATGGATCCAATCATCCTGATACGTGTGGTCTAGGTTCTGGTTCTGGTCCCGGTGCTGGCAATATCGATAGTAATACTAATGGtagtaataatagtagtagtaatagtaataataatagcaacaataacaacaacagcaacaataataacaacaacaacaacaacaacagtaacaataataacgAATCAAGACGCGCTGAGTCAAGGCCCAGTTCCGTTGCTCCAACGAATCCGACGAATCACGAGCAGCAAACCTCCTCAACCTCCGGATTATCAAGTACTGATAATTCCACAAGTGGCGCAAGCAATCCCAGCAGTGATACGACCGGCCAGCAACCAGACCCACTATCAAATTTGTGCAATATTGCTGACCATCGACTATACAAAATCGTCAAATGGTGCAAAAGTCttcctttatttaaaaatatatctatcgACGATCAAATATGCCTACTTATCAACTCCTGGTGCGAACTGCTATTATTCTCATGCTGTTTTCGCAGCATGAGCACCCCCGGAGAGATACGTGTGTCTCTAGGCAAGTCAATTACCCTCGAGCAAGCGCGACAACTCGGCTTAGCAACTTGTATAGAAAGAATGCTTGCATTCACAAACAATTTACGGCGATTACGTGTCGATCAGTACGAGTACGTCGCTATGAAGGTGATAGTCTTGCTGACATCGGACACAAGTGAGCTGAAGGAGCCGGAAAAAGTACGGGCTTCTCAGGAAAAGGCGCTACAGGCACTGCAGCAGTACACCATCGCAAGGTATCCAGAGATGCCGGCCAAGTTTGGCGAGCTGCTGCTCCGGATACCCGATCTACAGAGAACCTGCCAAGTGGGTAAAGAATTGCTCAGTCAAAAACGCGCCGAGGGGGAGGGCAGCTCCTTCAATCTCCTTATGGAACTTCTGCGTGGCGATCActga